Part of the Bacillota bacterium genome, CAAAAGCCCCTGGGATTCCAGCGACGTCGTTGGAGGACTTATGAAGAGCAATTACGATTCGTCACAGGCGATGAAGGCGGCGGCCGAGCGGTTATTGGGTCGCGCCATCAGCGAAAAAGAGTGGAATAACTGCAGGCCCAAGGGCTCACCGCCCTATGGGGACCTCGATCTCCGCGCCTGCCTTGAGCGCATGAAAGATGCCTCGACAATCCCCCTTTATCGCTCCAACCTCAGCATGGGCGGCTTCTGGTATGGAGGCGACTACGACATCGACGCGGAGGGGTACGTCTTCTTAAAAGAAGGCGGCAAGCTACATAGGTACCGCGTTTCCGATGAAATATTCGAAATAGTCGATGAGTTTTCGGCGCTGCTTTCAGGGATCGGAAAAGACAGGGCCGCTTCGGCAAGGACCAGCGCAAGGCTCCGGCGCAGGGTGCTTGAGTTCGTGCGCAGACGCGGCCTCCTGGGACTTGCTTTTCTGGGCTTCGATGCATTTCTGAAAGGGCCCTCGGGGCACTGCATGGTCGCCATCGGCGGATCGTGGACGTGTCCCGCAAACTTATATTTCCTTCCCTACCTTGTGGAACCTGCAGATATAGAAAAGCTCGTCTTTCCCAACGGTTTCAGGCTCCCCTCGGGTCTCGACGAAATCCAGCCCAGCGATGTAGCGGAACGATTCTTCACGATCTACCGGGAACACATAGACGAGATCATCGATGCCTTTCTGAGATTCCAGGAGGAGCTGGGGGGGTTCAAGTTTGACCCATCAGAGGGCGCCGCAACGTACGCCGACCGGACCAGCGAGTTCTACAAAAACGCGATAGCCACGCCGGATGAGTTCGCCTTGGAGGAAGACAGGTTGTTTGGAACCAGCCTGGATTTTCCCAGCCTAATAGCCGCGATATTCCTCGCCACGGTGAACATGCGAAAGCGCGGCTGGAGGGTGAAGGCCTGCGCCAACGATAACTGCGATTCGCTGTTCCTCGCCCAACCCGAGAACAAGGTGAAGCGAGAGCGCCTGTTCTGCAGCACGAGGTGCAAGAACGCGCAGGCTTATCGCAATTGGGCTCACAAGCAGAGGCACGACCATGGGTTACGTGTACAAGAAGACACTTAAGGGAGGTACTCCTCGTTACTACGCCATTTACAAGCAGCCTGATGGGAAATATCGATGGGAGGCGGCGGGCAGGCAGAAGCAAGCCGCCGAGGCGCTTCTCAAGCGCCGCGAAATGGAGATCGCCGCCGGCACATACGGCAAGTTATCAGAGATTTCCTTTGATGACCTGGTTGAGAAGTTCCTGGAAGAATATGTTATGATCGCGCTCAAGCCCCGCACGCAGGCGGATTACGAGCAGGTATGCGGCAAGCACCTCGTCCCCTACTTCGGCAAGGTCATGGTTTCGTCGATCTCCACTGCCGAGATACAAAGCCTCGTCAAGGCAAAGCTCTCCGAGGGGCTATCCGCAAGAACGGTCAATAAGATCCTTTCCATCCTGTCCAAAATATTTGTCCAGGCTATCAAGTGGGGGTTTGTTGACGGTAATCCGGTCGCCAACGTCGACCACCCGCGCGAGGAGAAGAAAGAGATGGATTTTCTTTCTCCCCATGAAGTCAAGATGCTCTTAGATGCCTGCCCTCCCGATTTCTATCCCCGCGTGCTCTGCGCCGTCACCACGGGGATGAGAGAAGGCGAGCAAGCGGCCCTGATAAATGAGGATGTTGATCTTGACGGAAATCGCATCCATATCAGTCGTTCCTTTTCCGGAGGACATCTAACGAGCCCAAAGAGCTTCAGGAGCCGGCGCACGGTGCTCATTACCCCTGTGCTCTCAAAGACTTTGGCGGAGCTGAAGCTCAAGACCGGCGCAAAGCCTACGGACCTCGTCTTCCCCGGCGATGATGGCGGCTACATGTCGCCCCACGTGCTGTCGCGAAGGTTCGAGAAAGTCCTCAAGGCCGCCGGCCTTAGGACCATCACCTGGCATTCCCTCAGGCACACGTACGCCGCGCTGATGATATCCCTGGGCGAAAATTTAGTCTTCATTCAGCGCCAGATGGGGCACAGCAGCATCAGAACCACGCTCGATCTCTACGGCCACCTCATGCCCGAGGCAACCTTCGGCGTGGGCGAAAGGCTTGACAGCCTGATTTTCGGCGATGATGTGAGCCGTTTCCCGCGATTCTCAACGCGGCAAGGCTAGGCAAGGTGTTTTCACCAGCCTAGCGCATCAAGCATTTCCTTATCGCCCTTTTCAATAAGATACTCTCTTAGAGAAGCCGGCGAATAATATTTGTATTCGATGCCATGATGGTCTAGGGAATTCTGAAGGTTCTTTGGGACATGGTTGCCGATTAACATCACCCGGGTTGTTGGATTAAACTCGTCGACGAAGAATCCCTCGTAATCCAATAATTGAGCAATATGCTCTCTCTTTATCGTCCCCTTTTTCAGCTCAACAATCAGCGTATCTCCGCGCCCATCCTTGAACAAAAGGTCAAGTACCTTGCCAGAGATATTTACCTGCCTCCCTTTTAACTCAAGGCCATCCTCAATTAGCTCCGGATACTTTGCCAGTATGTCTTCAAATTGTTTCTCCGTAAGCTGCAAGGTCTTCTCGCGTA contains:
- a CDS encoding site-specific integrase → MGYVYKKTLKGGTPRYYAIYKQPDGKYRWEAAGRQKQAAEALLKRREMEIAAGTYGKLSEISFDDLVEKFLEEYVMIALKPRTQADYEQVCGKHLVPYFGKVMVSSISTAEIQSLVKAKLSEGLSARTVNKILSILSKIFVQAIKWGFVDGNPVANVDHPREEKKEMDFLSPHEVKMLLDACPPDFYPRVLCAVTTGMREGEQAALINEDVDLDGNRIHISRSFSGGHLTSPKSFRSRRTVLITPVLSKTLAELKLKTGAKPTDLVFPGDDGGYMSPHVLSRRFEKVLKAAGLRTITWHSLRHTYAALMISLGENLVFIQRQMGHSSIRTTLDLYGHLMPEATFGVGERLDSLIFGDDVSRFPRFSTRQG
- a CDS encoding DUF91 domain-containing protein; the encoded protein is MRRAKSLIVRGLLTRGTDRKAVSENKEIIGGTYNSSEGVLGRVFLLENGDKATLLWQGPANQFRPNYMRIRDELVGKVPYRLYGRAASKNYDVSEDKSLIAFKKEPRTQAQVDKVPEARGVIREKTLQLTEKQFEDILAKYPELIEDGLELKGRQVNISGKVLDLLFKDGRGDTLIVELKKGTIKREHIAQLLDYEGFFVDEFNPTTRVMLIGNHVPKNLQNSLDHHGIEYKYYSPASLREYLIEKGDKEMLDALGW
- a CDS encoding CGNR zinc finger domain-containing protein; this encodes MKSNYDSSQAMKAAAERLLGRAISEKEWNNCRPKGSPPYGDLDLRACLERMKDASTIPLYRSNLSMGGFWYGGDYDIDAEGYVFLKEGGKLHRYRVSDEIFEIVDEFSALLSGIGKDRAASARTSARLRRRVLEFVRRRGLLGLAFLGFDAFLKGPSGHCMVAIGGSWTCPANLYFLPYLVEPADIEKLVFPNGFRLPSGLDEIQPSDVAERFFTIYREHIDEIIDAFLRFQEELGGFKFDPSEGAATYADRTSEFYKNAIATPDEFALEEDRLFGTSLDFPSLIAAIFLATVNMRKRGWRVKACANDNCDSLFLAQPENKVKRERLFCSTRCKNAQAYRNWAHKQRHDHGLRVQEDT